A stretch of the Symmachiella macrocystis genome encodes the following:
- a CDS encoding ArnT family glycosyltransferase, giving the protein MNQPDTRPQRLPANPWVYGLGLAALLFVLLLLFAGKAIHIDDTFYVRVGADFLRDPLHPYSSTLNWDGKDESLWKISLHPPLHSYLMAGALLFVGENEIPLHVVWALVAAGCTYLMFQIARQLCTHPVLATLLAVLCPGFFVSATTLMADISLLFFWLLAVYFAILARNTNRPRFLWLAAVCSAAAAMTKYFGIALIPLLTVWLAATIWMARREKKTAISPSWVVGWAGVFCVPVLVVSAWGFYAMSQPEYGLFHPLAAARFSTSEQHSMSEQFALSEDAGNEMVDGVRVALSFLGGSLVWPLFLLPACRFLSGWLKMGLVAMLLFTIIAGWFAISFPDGRQIDFSYVEITDAMAFAGSIAVVIAIASCIARRDGDSLLLGLWFFGTLFFCSFINWSVNVRVVLLAIFPLCVLVVRWGESLKKSQVWLFWTKVAVGPTLLVSLIVAIADYDFASVGRQFAQTTVRELIQNGEQVTFAGHWGFQYYMEKEGAQPLDFDADLTFDELRGYHLNKTGIMIYPLNNARLNPRMFNIALIEEMDSSQPRFGVHSMCGQANAGFYSSVWGTVPYNIDPEIPVDAFSVYRIIE; this is encoded by the coding sequence ATGAACCAGCCAGATACGCGACCACAGAGATTACCAGCGAATCCTTGGGTTTATGGCCTAGGCCTCGCCGCTTTGCTGTTCGTTTTGCTGTTGCTATTCGCCGGCAAGGCCATTCACATCGACGATACGTTTTATGTGCGCGTGGGGGCGGATTTTCTACGCGATCCACTCCACCCCTACAGCAGCACCCTGAATTGGGACGGCAAAGACGAATCGCTTTGGAAGATCAGCTTGCACCCGCCGCTGCATAGTTACTTGATGGCCGGCGCCCTGTTGTTTGTGGGGGAAAACGAAATTCCGCTGCATGTGGTCTGGGCCTTAGTCGCTGCCGGGTGTACTTATTTGATGTTTCAAATCGCGCGGCAATTGTGCACCCATCCTGTGCTAGCGACATTGTTGGCCGTGCTGTGCCCCGGTTTTTTTGTCAGTGCAACAACGTTGATGGCCGACATTTCGTTGCTCTTTTTTTGGCTACTGGCCGTTTACTTTGCGATTCTCGCCCGGAATACCAATCGCCCCAGGTTCCTGTGGCTGGCTGCTGTTTGTTCCGCGGCTGCAGCGATGACCAAGTATTTTGGGATCGCCCTGATTCCTCTCCTCACGGTCTGGTTGGCGGCGACGATTTGGATGGCGCGCAGAGAAAAGAAAACGGCCATTTCTCCGTCGTGGGTTGTCGGCTGGGCGGGGGTTTTCTGCGTGCCGGTCCTGGTGGTTTCGGCCTGGGGATTTTATGCGATGTCCCAACCCGAGTACGGTCTCTTTCACCCATTAGCAGCCGCTCGTTTTTCAACGTCCGAGCAACATTCCATGTCCGAGCAATTTGCATTGTCCGAGGATGCGGGAAACGAAATGGTGGACGGCGTGCGCGTTGCGTTATCGTTTTTAGGTGGTTCCTTAGTCTGGCCGTTGTTCTTGTTGCCAGCTTGTCGATTTCTTTCCGGGTGGCTGAAAATGGGGCTGGTCGCAATGCTGCTCTTCACCATCATCGCTGGATGGTTTGCGATTTCCTTTCCGGATGGAAGGCAGATCGACTTTAGCTATGTGGAAATCACCGACGCGATGGCATTTGCCGGATCCATTGCTGTGGTGATCGCGATCGCAAGTTGCATCGCCCGACGGGATGGGGATTCGCTGCTCTTGGGGCTGTGGTTTTTCGGCACGTTATTCTTTTGCAGTTTTATCAATTGGTCCGTCAATGTCCGCGTCGTACTGCTAGCAATCTTCCCGTTGTGTGTGCTGGTCGTTCGCTGGGGCGAGTCGCTGAAGAAAAGCCAAGTCTGGCTTTTCTGGACCAAAGTCGCCGTGGGACCAACTTTGTTGGTTTCATTGATCGTAGCCATTGCGGACTACGACTTTGCCAGTGTGGGACGGCAATTCGCTCAGACCACCGTGCGGGAGCTGATTCAAAATGGAGAGCAAGTCACTTTTGCCGGGCATTGGGGGTTTCAATATTACATGGAAAAGGAAGGCGCTCAGCCGTTGGATTTTGATGCCGATTTAACCTTCGACGAGCTGCGAGGCTACCACTTGAATAAAACGGGAATCATGATTTATCCGCTCAACAACGCGAGGCTGAATCCCAGGATGTTCAACATTGCGCTGATCGAGGAGATGGATTCTTCGCAGCCGCGTTTCGGTGTGCATTCCATGTGTGGTCAAGCAAACGCCGGATTCTATAGCAGTGTTTGGGGGACCGTGCCTTACAATATCGATCCCGAGATTCCCGTGGATGCTTTTTCCGTCTATCGGATTATCGAATAG
- a CDS encoding class I SAM-dependent methyltransferase produces the protein MIRLVAARQARAIASGLPPGARILDVGCGRGVLLREMANRGHEAHGVENNSEATKGIDPRIHVRIENQLADVEYPSDYFDRVIIWHVLEHLPNPKETLQEAHRILKPGGDIIVAVPNYSSIQARWAGPAWFHLDLPRHLYHFPISALKTLLENCGFTCRAEHHFSLRQNPFGWLQSILNQYDTLPKNSLYELLHRRGEGTGELLGFWGRFRLKTMFLLGMPFATIMAVIAALCRRGATVHVVATALPLVEETQN, from the coding sequence ATGATCCGGCTGGTCGCAGCCCGCCAAGCCAGGGCGATTGCCAGCGGACTTCCCCCAGGCGCTCGAATTCTTGATGTGGGATGCGGGCGGGGCGTGCTGCTTCGCGAGATGGCCAACCGAGGACACGAAGCACATGGCGTCGAAAACAACAGCGAGGCGACCAAAGGCATCGACCCTCGCATCCACGTGCGCATTGAAAACCAGTTAGCAGATGTCGAATATCCGTCAGACTATTTCGATCGCGTGATCATTTGGCACGTACTTGAGCATCTGCCAAACCCCAAAGAGACGTTGCAGGAAGCACATCGTATTCTAAAGCCAGGGGGAGACATCATCGTTGCAGTGCCGAATTACTCCAGCATCCAGGCACGCTGGGCCGGGCCGGCTTGGTTCCATCTCGATCTTCCACGCCATCTGTACCATTTTCCCATCTCAGCATTAAAAACGCTTTTAGAAAATTGCGGTTTCACCTGTCGAGCCGAACATCATTTCTCCCTCCGGCAAAATCCATTTGGCTGGCTGCAAAGTATACTCAACCAGTACGATACGCTGCCCAAAAACTCGTTGTATGAACTGCTGCATCGTCGGGGGGAAGGGACGGGAGAATTACTCGGTTTCTGGGGTCGATTCCGTTTGAAAACGATGTTCCTTTTGGGCATGCCATTCGCAACCATCATGGCCGTCATCGCAGCTCTCTGCCGCAGAGGAGCCACGGTTCATGTGGTGGCAACGGCTTTGCCACTGGTCGAGGAAACACAAAACTAA
- a CDS encoding RrF2 family transcriptional regulator, whose amino-acid sequence MRLTTHTDFALRTLMYLASTRKRTTAAEVAQLYKISTHHMSKVVNQLARLGYVRSIRGIGGGIELAQQPEDVRLGDVVETFEGNMHLLDCVATEDVCAIQSFCKLKGVLAEAERLQLEYLNSLTLADVIPTKRQFNRIESTG is encoded by the coding sequence ATGCGACTGACCACCCATACTGATTTCGCCTTAAGAACGCTGATGTATCTTGCGTCGACCCGAAAACGGACGACGGCGGCGGAGGTGGCGCAGCTCTATAAAATCTCCACCCATCATATGTCCAAAGTGGTGAACCAACTCGCGCGGTTGGGATATGTGCGCAGTATCCGTGGAATCGGCGGGGGTATCGAACTCGCTCAGCAACCCGAAGACGTCCGTCTGGGCGATGTGGTTGAAACCTTTGAGGGAAACATGCACCTCCTGGATTGCGTCGCCACCGAAGACGTGTGCGCGATTCAATCGTTTTGCAAACTGAAAGGCGTGCTGGCCGAAGCGGAGCGGCTTCAGTTGGAGTATTTGAACAGCCTCACATTGGCGGACGTCATTCCCACAAAACGGCAATTCAATCGCATTGAATCCACCGGATAA
- a CDS encoding c-type heme family protein — protein sequence MKHLPELAVIAMFVSVAIIMATTGHPRAAVAEETAAAKQTAAADKTREPRPATKTGVTLEIARDRAEIMHDVYAATLEVLHERYFHGARAAVPARAMQDVFSTIQRKSRVEARWISVNMEPMSIDHEPKSDFEKRAAQAISAGKGHLDVVEEGFYRRAGAIPLDDGCIGCHAGFAKKPTDDPKFAGLVISVPLSQQKPAQVKTPKDSPR from the coding sequence ATGAAACACCTTCCAGAATTGGCCGTTATTGCCATGTTTGTCTCGGTGGCAATTATAATGGCAACGACGGGACACCCGCGCGCCGCGGTGGCAGAAGAAACGGCCGCCGCTAAGCAAACGGCTGCGGCCGACAAAACCCGCGAGCCAAGACCGGCTACGAAGACGGGGGTGACACTCGAGATTGCCCGCGATCGTGCGGAAATCATGCACGATGTCTATGCGGCCACATTGGAAGTGCTGCACGAACGCTATTTTCACGGAGCACGGGCCGCGGTTCCCGCCCGCGCCATGCAGGATGTTTTCTCGACGATCCAGCGCAAATCGAGGGTCGAAGCACGCTGGATATCGGTGAACATGGAGCCGATGAGCATCGACCATGAACCCAAAAGTGACTTTGAAAAGCGGGCGGCCCAAGCAATTTCCGCCGGCAAGGGGCACTTGGATGTTGTGGAAGAGGGTTTTTATCGCCGCGCGGGCGCCATCCCGCTCGACGATGGATGCATTGGGTGCCATGCGGGCTTTGCCAAGAAACCAACCGATGATCCGAAATTTGCCGGATTGGTTATCAGCGTCCCGCTCAGCCAACAAAAACCGGCACAAGTCAAAACGCCCAAAGACTCGCCGCGTTAA
- a CDS encoding c-type heme family protein, whose translation MQKTYAILFGGAMVMAVAGIALTGNRSSVNGAEQKGPDKAAVERSKKTVQMLDNIYKQTIVLITDKYVHDEDDFAAGSAAVLLFKNISDSGSHKVRLIDVTGEPYEEKNVANDDFEREGVKRLKAGAKIHEQVVTVDGKHQLRTLTPVPVVMERCVMCHGHYADVKKGAPIGAISYTLPIE comes from the coding sequence ATGCAAAAGACGTACGCCATCCTATTTGGTGGGGCTATGGTGATGGCCGTAGCCGGTATCGCTTTGACCGGAAACCGTAGTTCGGTGAATGGTGCGGAACAAAAAGGGCCGGACAAAGCAGCCGTTGAGCGGTCGAAAAAGACAGTGCAGATGTTGGACAACATCTACAAACAAACGATCGTGCTCATCACCGACAAATACGTTCACGACGAAGACGACTTCGCCGCGGGAAGTGCGGCTGTGTTGTTGTTTAAAAACATCTCGGATTCAGGGTCCCACAAGGTGCGGCTGATCGACGTCACGGGCGAACCCTACGAAGAAAAGAATGTCGCGAACGACGATTTCGAGCGTGAAGGCGTTAAACGGCTCAAAGCCGGCGCTAAGATTCATGAACAAGTGGTCACCGTCGACGGCAAACATCAATTGCGGACACTGACACCAGTACCGGTGGTGATGGAGAGGTGTGTGATGTGCCATGGGCATTATGCGGACGTGAAAAAAGGCGCCCCGATTGGCGCGATTAGTTACACCCTGCCGATCGAGTAA
- a CDS encoding c-type heme family protein, producing the protein MKQHAGIILSMIAVVLCAVVLSPGRFGTPAGHINAADKAGENKQAEDNLPTTVLEARGRARLLHETIHGALQVVHRDFFLEDESVMIPSQSLEDVFLELARGHHVTLKWLVVNGGVMNVDHKPADAFERNAVVALADGNQEFEATEGNSFRYAGAIRLASRCLKCHVPNRTDTKDRTAGLVISMPLKKPE; encoded by the coding sequence GTGAAACAGCATGCTGGCATAATACTCTCGATGATAGCGGTCGTGCTGTGCGCCGTGGTACTTTCGCCGGGTCGATTTGGAACGCCGGCAGGTCACATCAACGCGGCGGATAAAGCGGGCGAGAACAAACAAGCGGAGGACAATTTACCGACGACCGTACTCGAAGCTCGCGGTCGCGCGCGGTTGTTGCATGAAACGATTCATGGGGCATTGCAGGTGGTCCATCGCGATTTTTTCTTAGAAGATGAGAGTGTGATGATCCCCTCCCAGTCGCTAGAAGACGTCTTCTTAGAACTGGCTCGCGGTCATCATGTCACTCTAAAATGGCTGGTGGTCAACGGAGGCGTGATGAACGTCGACCACAAACCGGCTGACGCATTCGAGAGAAACGCAGTTGTCGCCCTAGCTGATGGCAACCAGGAGTTCGAAGCCACTGAGGGAAATTCGTTTCGATATGCTGGCGCAATTCGCTTAGCCTCGCGGTGCCTGAAATGTCACGTTCCCAATCGAACGGATACCAAAGACCGCACGGCCGGACTGGTGATCAGTATGCCGTTGAAAAAACCAGAATGA
- a CDS encoding prenyltransferase/squalene oxidase repeat-containing protein, whose amino-acid sequence MIMNIFLTTALLAAPPEAETPSSPSSVEEQRAGIVKKGLTFLRDKGQDANGAISPRVGSGVTSLAITAGLRNGLKLNDPLIARGLEYLESKIQTDGGIYTSDRLRNYETCVAIMALAEANRVAGDGRYDTALKNAERFVRGLQIGAGDGIDKADPHFGGVGYSGKERPDLSNTAFLIEALHAVDTPSNDVALQRALLFVSRCQNLEGEGNDTQFADKVNDGGFYYVIPTEKVDPSTSERYTPNGGLRSYGSMTYAGFKSLVYSGLTKDDPRAKAALKWISQHYSVSKNPGQGLAGLFYYYNTLGSALEASGLDVITTPDGEQTWRADLVQQLAQSQHPDGSWVNENQQWFENDPRLCTAFALLSLAHAKGESK is encoded by the coding sequence ATGATCATGAACATCTTTTTGACGACCGCACTATTGGCCGCGCCGCCTGAGGCGGAAACGCCTTCGTCTCCAAGCTCCGTCGAGGAGCAGCGAGCCGGCATCGTCAAGAAGGGGCTGACTTTTCTCCGTGATAAAGGGCAGGATGCCAATGGGGCGATCTCGCCGCGAGTTGGCTCGGGAGTCACATCGCTCGCCATTACCGCTGGTCTGCGTAACGGACTGAAACTGAACGACCCGCTCATTGCGCGGGGGCTGGAATACCTCGAAAGTAAAATTCAGACCGACGGCGGTATCTATACCAGCGACCGGTTACGCAACTACGAGACGTGTGTGGCGATCATGGCGCTTGCCGAGGCGAACCGTGTTGCCGGTGACGGGCGGTACGACACGGCTCTGAAGAACGCGGAGCGATTTGTTCGTGGTCTGCAGATCGGCGCCGGCGATGGCATCGACAAGGCCGACCCGCATTTCGGTGGCGTCGGTTACAGCGGCAAGGAACGGCCGGATCTGTCCAACACCGCATTCTTAATCGAGGCTCTGCACGCAGTCGACACACCGTCCAATGATGTGGCCCTGCAGCGAGCGCTGCTCTTTGTCTCCCGTTGTCAAAACCTTGAAGGAGAGGGGAACGACACGCAGTTTGCCGACAAAGTCAACGACGGGGGCTTCTACTATGTGATCCCGACTGAGAAGGTCGATCCCTCGACATCGGAACGGTACACACCCAACGGCGGGCTGCGGAGCTACGGTTCGATGACTTATGCCGGGTTTAAAAGCCTGGTTTACTCCGGCTTGACCAAGGATGACCCGCGGGCAAAGGCCGCCCTCAAATGGATTTCGCAACACTACTCGGTCAGTAAGAATCCGGGCCAAGGACTCGCCGGACTTTTCTACTACTACAACACACTGGGTTCCGCTCTCGAAGCCTCGGGATTGGATGTCATTACCACGCCCGATGGCGAGCAGACTTGGCGAGCCGACCTTGTGCAGCAACTTGCCCAATCGCAGCATCCGGATGGGTCTTGGGTGAACGAGAACCAGCAGTGGTTTGAGAACGATCCGCGGCTGTGCACGGCATTTGCATTGCTTTCGCTCGCGCATGCGAAGGGGGAATCAAAATGA